The segment AGCAGGTCTCAAATCGAAAGATCTGCTGATAGGTGGAAAACCTCATAGGCGATTATCTCAAATCATTGGTGTTATAAAAAGAGTGCATAAGTGAATCCATACGACATCAAATGGTTTCGCATAAAGAAAAGCATAAGTTTTATAATTAATTAAACAAGAAAATAAACAAGGGGTGTATAAAAATGATTTCAATTATAATAAAGAAAATTACTTAAAAAATGGAGTTAAATGAATACAAAGTAATGGCCAGGGTCGAGGCAAAACATTGGTGGTTTATTCACAGACTAAAACTTATCAGGGCTTTAATAGGAAAAGAGTTTAAAAAAAAAGAAAGGAAACTAAGCTTATTTGATGCTGGATGCGGTACAGGCGGGATGCTGGTGAAACTAAAAGGAACAGGTTTGATAAGCACAGCATGTGGCTGCGAACCTGAAGAATGGGCTTACAATTACTGTAAAGAACAAGGGTTAAATATAAATAATTGCGCTATAGAAGAATTAAATATACAAGATAAAAGTTTTGACATAGTACTGTCTATGGATGTTTTATATCATAGAAATGTTGATCCCAAACTAGCTATAAAAATCATTTCAAATTTACTAAAGTTGGATGGAATACTGATTTTGAATGTGGCTGCTATCCCTAGTCTTAGAAGGGCTCATGATGAGAGGGACTGGGGAGCTAGGAGGTTCGTAAAATCTGATTTAGAGGAATTACTTCTAGAAACTGATTTAGAGATAGTTAGCATAAATTATTGGAACACATTATTATCTCCAGTAATATGGCTTCAAAGTAGATGGTATGAAGTTTCAAAGAAATTCAAGAAAAAAATAATAGTTAATAAATCATCTCTAGAAATGCCGTCTAAATTAATTAATAAATTAATGATAAAAATACTTGAGATAGAGAATCTTCTTTCAAGATTCATCCCATTCCTAATTGGAAGTTCAATTCTTCTAGTAGCCAGAAAAACTAGGGTAAGAAGTCAGCGTTAGCATAATTTATAAAGTTAATCAACAAGTAAAGGCTAGATATAAATAGGGTTGCGAGAAATAAATATCTTTGCTTAATGGATATAAGCTCGATACGGTTGTTTAAAAATAAACATAAAGAAAGGTAGAAGAATGGCTGGCCAAATACATATCTTCCTAGCGAAGCCATATAAAAGGGCTGTGTTAAAAAACAGATTAATGAATGTGAGAATGCAAAAAATGTAGAGAAATAGAAAAGAAAGTCTTTGTCTGCGGTATATGTTGTTATCAGTGTATTTTTAGGCTGATCTAAATTTTCTGAAGCTGTTCTTTTAGAAATATCATTAGAGAATATGCCTGAGATTATTCCGATTGGAGGATATAGCAAAGTTAAAGCTAATTTTCTAAAAGGTACGGTAGAGATTTTTCTAAAAAAATAGTTAGACAATCCATTAAAGTAACCAATTAATAATATAAAAGGATAATATAAAGCCCAGAAATCTATTAATGGTGATTTTGAAGTAAGAAAGTAAATAGGCCGAAAACCTAAAGATTTATTCCACATCTCCTGAGCGTAAAATGGCTCAAAGAATCTAAATTGATGATCAACTAGAATATTTCCATAGATCACATATCCAGCGAAAGTTCCAAGCAAGATTAAAGAACTTAAGAAGAGGTATTTCTTTAAAAATCTAAATCTAATTTTATTAGCGATAATCAAAAAAGAGATTGAAAGAGCTATAGAGAAAATAGTTTGAATTAAAATTGGCCTTGTTAAAGATAGCAAAATTGAAGATGCAAAGATAACTAAGTAATTTAAAAATAGTGAAAAAGGTCTATAAATTTTAGCAGTTAATATATTATGCATAGAAAGCAGGAGGACAATACTTTGAAAAGCAAAAATAGATTCGGTATATCCCATAAAAAAAACTACTGTCATAGGACTTAGGGTATATAAA is part of the Prochlorococcus marinus str. MIT 0919 genome and harbors:
- a CDS encoding class I SAM-dependent methyltransferase, with product MARVEAKHWWFIHRLKLIRALIGKEFKKKERKLSLFDAGCGTGGMLVKLKGTGLISTACGCEPEEWAYNYCKEQGLNINNCAIEELNIQDKSFDIVLSMDVLYHRNVDPKLAIKIISNLLKLDGILILNVAAIPSLRRAHDERDWGARRFVKSDLEELLLETDLEIVSINYWNTLLSPVIWLQSRWYEVSKKFKKKIIVNKSSLEMPSKLINKLMIKILEIENLLSRFIPFLIGSSILLVARKTRVRSQR